The DNA region CCTGCTTGAACATTGTCTACCTGGATATCTCCAAGGCTTTTGATATGGTTTCCCATGGCCTTGTCCTACAGAAATGTGTATGTGATTGTGTGGATGTATCAGCCATGCAGTGGGTGGGGAATTGGCTGCCCAGCCACACCTAGAGGGGGGTGGGAAATTTCTCCTTCTCACCCTGGCACAAGTGGAGTCGCCCAGGGAATGATACCGGGCCCAACAGTGCTTAGTATCTTCATCGGTGGTTTGGATTATGGGATCAAGTGTACCCAGATGAAGTTTGTCAGTGATACCAAACTGAGTGAGGCACTGGACACTTTGGAAGGGAGAGTTACCCTGCAGGAAGACCTGGACAGGCTGAAAAACTGGGCTAATAAGAACCTTATGAAGTTCAGTAAGGAAAAATATCCTTAGGTCCTGCACATGGAAAAGCATAAaccaggagagcagcacaggctggggatcTACCTGGCTAGAGAACAGCTCtatggaaagggacctgggggtgctggtgggcaAGCAGCTCAGTGTGAGTGAACAGTTTGTTGCTGCAGCAAAGAAAGCCAATACAAGACTTGGCTGCATCAATGCCAGGAGAGATAAAGTAACTATGCCATTCTACTCAGTTCTGGTCAGGCCACACCTGAATATTGTGTTCAGTTTTTTCCCTGCTATGCAAGAAAGATGTGGACAGGGTAGAGAAGGTGCATTAAAGGACAACAAAGATGACCAAATTACTGGGTAGCCTGTCaagtgaggaaaggctgagaaaacTGGGTTTGTCCAGCTTGGAGAAAATAAGCTTAGGCACATCTTATCAACATGTTCCTGTACTTAAAGGGTGTCTACTAAGAAGATGGCGATTCCCTTTTCATAAGAAGTCTTATGGAAAAGTGAGGAGTGGTACATGCAAATTATACCTGGGAAGATTCCAACTGGACACAAGAGGAAAACTTTTCACAATAAGAATAATCAGCCATTGGAATAATCTATCCATTATGTGGCAAGTGGAGGATTACCCAGCACTGGAGACTTAAGATTCAGCTGGACAGAGTGATGGGCCATCTCATCTAGACTGTGCTTTTGCCAGCAAagattggaccagatgatccttgagctcccttccaacctggaACGAGTCTATAATGATTATCAGGATAACCAGCAATTTTCAGGTGCCCAAAAACTGACCAAAAGGGAGAAGTGTTAAAATACTTCTGGTAGACAGCAAACatccctcttcctctctcttgCCACCTGAGTGCAATCCATTGCTGCTCTAGTAATTAGCAAATCTTTCTTTTTAAGCCACAGAAGCTTGTTGTTCTGCTCTTCTCTTCATTTGTGCAAGAAATCTCAAAAAGTGGGAATGGTCTTACAGATTTGTCAGCATGTGGTTCAATTGCTCAGCATCTATAAAGATTTGGCTTGGCAGGGAAAACATTACTTGCTGTAAACCAGTTtatcccagcagctcccataGTTACTGATGATTAGAACAGCAATAAATGCGATTTTGAAAGAattaaaggaagaagaaaaggttgGTACACATAATACTTTTAAGagataaaatataataatataataataagcAGACAGACTGAAACATGAAGAAATGTTAACATAGCAGTTAAAGACGAAGTACTGCAAACTTCTGTTTAAAAGTATAAATTTGATATATGACTAATATTTAGATAGACTAGAACATttttaaggaaacaaaaataagtaGGGACAGCACTTTATGTTCTAAATGCATCTTATTTGATAGGTAGAAAAACAAATCCCTAGGAAAGGCATAAAAAGGAGGAATGCCTGAGAAGAAAGTGCAGCTGCAGTCTCTTGATGCTGCAAACAGAACAGATACCTCAaccatttatttcattttgctaTAATTTTTACTCTAAGctcttttcaaataattttaaaagaaggtAATGCAGGCATCCTGAGGATTGCAAGGCTCAGCAGACACCAGCATGTTGCACACCTTCTTTGTTACACAAGATACTAAGTAGCAAATGTAGTGCTTCAGTATTTCAATCAGTGCAGAGGGTTTCTGTTTCTTCCTAAAACAGGTTAAGAAGCAACCTGAAATCTCTTCTTTGAGGTTGGAGGATTTCTCTGAAAGGATCTGGAGTAATTCTGTGAACctggaaaatataaaacattgcTAATTGTTGTAGTTTCTCAAAGACACTCCAAGATTATATATGAGTTACTTGCACCAATGTGCTCAGATCAATATTTTCTAACCTGCCCTTATTCTTACATCACCTGTTATATAATTTTGTcaattatataattatttaaaCTCAAGGAACTTCCAAATAAGTAAAGATTACTTATAAGAACTCAAATACACCAGGAACCAGCTAGTCAGCTTTAttgtaaaaatgaaacaaatgagCTACGTAGGGCTGCTCTCTTTTTTTGGATTGTAAATTCAAGACAGAGCTGCAAAtcaatactgatttttttaatgatagctttataattttgttaaaaatgcacattttcaaATCTACTTTTTCTTCTCACAAAAAGTTTATTAATTTCAGacctaaaataaaatttgtcatGAGCAGTTCACAAGCATGCAACTGTGTTACTACTCTAGCAGCTGCAAAAATATTTAGCCTGCACACTACATCCTCTTGCTATAGTTGTAAATATgtcaaaatactaaaaaaaaaaaaaaaaaagaaaatatgagatGAGATGATGAGATAGAATCCTTTTCGTACCACATCATAACAAGAAAAAGAAGCTTCACAGGATTCCTACCCATAAGAGTTAGGACTCCCTCAGAACAAGTGAGAAGAAGCTTCAATCTAAACTCAAAAATCCTGCCAAGAAAACCTGTTCTTCTTTTATGCTGAGATGGCTCTCCCTAAGCACTATACTTTCTGACAGTATGATGGGTTAATAGGTTTTGTTGGCCTTTTACCTTTCAAGTCATTCTCCTTTGCCTACCTGTTATCAAAAATCCTTGACCGGTTCTTCTGTGGTTAGCAAAATCCACGGGAGTCAGTGACTTCTTCTGAGGTGTGTCTCTCTGTAAAAAGGAAATGTATACTCTTAGCTAGTGAGATACACTTATCTACAGAAAGGGTTTGATTATGGTTTTATGATCTAGTCTGACAGACTGGATCCTACCAAAGTGCAAAGCTCAAAACAGTGCTAAAACTGCACACTTCTAGCACACGCACCCcttcaaaacctgaaaaaaaattctttctcatACAACAGTCCCACACCTGTAGTAAGCACATCTACAACACACACCCTCCCCAAGACTTTTAGCATCCTCCTCTCTTCTCAGGGATTCCTCAGGTAGCGGTAATCCTTATACATCAGAAGTCAGGAGAGACTCAGAAATGAGACCTCCTGTAAACCAACAGGAGACGCGCAAGAAAACCTCTTCCCTTTTTCCATGTCTCCACTTACACTGTAACGTACCTTGAACGTATGAGTTGTGTTGGGTCTTGAAAATTGATCAACAGTAACAGTTCTTTCTCTGAGTGGCTGTTGCTCTGTCCTGCCAGCTACTGCACTTGACACTCTGCTATAAGCATATCGTTCTTGACGCTGAGAGAATTAAAAAGAGCATTAAGAGAATGGAGCAATTGaataagttaatttttttttctgttgacaTATAAAAGTTCACaagaagataagaaaaatatgttttcaataACCAAAAGCATTAATTTGTTTGCCTGTTTTTTAAACAGATGCAAGACTGTTTCTGTGTTGGCATGTTGATATATCAACATGCTAATTTACTTTCATTCTGGTGATTTATTACTTCCCCAACCTTCAAAATTGGCCAATGTATGATCTGGCTTTTTTCAGTTGTTATCATTTTCTATTTCAGTCAGCATAGTTTTCTAATTCTTACAACCTAACATTAGTgaataaaacactgaaaagagCTATTTAAATCCAGATGCATAGAAGAGCAAGGTTACTATCTTGTTATCTTGTTGGTTGGttctttttagctttttttttttaacaggttTTTCTGTTGTCAGACAAGTCTTTCCACTATAATTTGTCTATGACCTAAGGTTTTGAACTGCCTTCTCTTGCATTGTAATTGCAGCCCAATGTAACAGACATTAGCATGTTAAAACTATGTATTAAATACAAACCAACACAAGCTGTAAAATTACTCATTTCTACCAGTGACATAGAATAATTTAATTCTAAATAGCTTGAAGCTCTTCACCAGTAAAATAATGAACACAACTTACAGGGCTCTGTTGCATTCGAGGTACTGAAATGTGTTGTTCAACAGGCTCAGAGCTTATTGGTGGTAACTTGTTCCGGGTTGCAGGCACACGAGCAGAAGATAAACTGCTGCCAGCCCTACAGAATTTTAAGGGTTCCCCTTTTAGGAGTAGTCACATTACAGGCTTCTTCACTGAAGTAATATGAAATTATTAAGTAGTACATTTCTTTATAAAGCTCAGCTACAGAAAGTAACAGCACTTAATACAGCAATAAAGAAGTTAAACAAATggctttccttaaaaaaatcatggctctgcttgctttcttcttccctctgAATTCTACAATTAATAATAAATTGTGGGATAGTTCTCAAGTAATTTGCAAAATCCTTCAGTGATAAAATTTCAGTAAAGTTCtgagaaaagaataaaatgaaaaactcACAATTTTGTCCCTTTAAGGATTTCATCATTGTACATATTAGGAACTTCCGAGCAGGGTTGGTCAGAGGTGAGAGAAGGTAACCTTGGTACTTTCCTAGAAGatgccagcagagccagagaTGATGAGAGAACACTGTTATCAGAAATTCTCCCCAGCCTAGCATGTGCTGAATTCGGAGTGCTGGAGGCATTGTTATGTTGTTTGCCTTCTTGCTCGTTCctagggaaagagaaagaaagaaggaattaGAATCAAGAAAAACAAGGGTTTAACAGTGGTTTAATTTCTACCTCTGCGAATTACTAGCATATCAGTGATCACAAGATCACACAAGATCACACAAGATCACTgcctttttcatattttttttttaattgcaagaCATTTTTACATGATGTGAATTatgtcatatttttaaaatgtcaatgTCACCTACTGTGTTTTTTCTGCTGTGGCAGCATGTCTCTGCTGGAGCGGTTTTGCTTGAATTGTCATCACACCACTCAGATCACTACAGAAGTTGCTGGAGGAACGGTAAATCTATTAAAAGCAACAACTATGTGTTAACGTTTACTTTTTTAGAAGGAAGATCTCAAAAAGCACATAGTTAAGAGGTATTTTACTTGTTTTTTacaaaagtttattttaagaTGGTTCAGTACAATTCTCAGGAGTAGATGGGGCAActatgcttttttcttttgcttatcTTCAACAGAATTTTATAAACACAACTTGTGTAATGTAGTTACTGAACTGCAACTTGATTTACAATACAGATTTCAGTTGAAGCCAGAGTTTGATTCTTCAAACTTTCCATTTTCCCTCAGTACAGGGGCATGATTTATCAAAGCATTTTACttctcctggctgctgggacTGCTACAGAAGAAAGCACACCTATGGGGAGAACCAAGACTGCTGTGCTATCTTTCCTGGTTTTGCTTTAGCAAGCATGGAAAAAGAGGCAATGGAAGAAAATTAAGTCACTTGAATTCAGTAGTgagagacagggaaaaaaaaaaaaaaaaaaacaaaaaacaaacagaaacagtggctgaaaaaggaaacaaatgtaCAAAACATAAATcaagaaatgaagaaacagaGGGAGGAAACAGCAAGCATGACAAAAGAGGACATTTTATCAATATAAGCATAAGCTTCTACAAAGACAGATAATGCCTAGTGCCAGTGTGCTTGTGGATGTACTGCAGAATCCTCTTCCACAAGAGGCAAAGAAAAAGTGAAGGAATGGGAGAGTCTGAAATTTGCAATGTTGTGAGAAAAGCACTTCAAGTTGCAACTTCACATCCTAGTTTGTCTTCTTAATTCTACCATGAAGAAATTTCTGGATCAGAATAAAACCAGAATTAGTTTTTAAGGACAGAATAGAATTTAACAAGACTTTGCCAATCAATGGCAGCAATACCTTAGTGATAAATTGTACCTTTAAGGACcaccaaagaaaaacaagtgacaaacaaaaaatgaacattGAATTAAATCTTGTTTTAAATCATATGACTTCAAGTACCCCTAACtggtataaagaaaaaaaaaaaaagagaaaataaagaaaaagagccTTTTCAAGTTTTGATCAAGACTGTCCAAGGTTGGAAAAAAGGTgtccaaggaagaaaaaaagaacatttgaCAGGAAGGTTTGTTTTATTCTTACCTGTGATGAAACAGAATGAGCCCCAAAAGATACACTTTGTGCTTCAGAGCCTCTGGAAAGAGGAATGGTCCCAGTATCTGCTGTAATATGAATGACTGGCAAATGTGGCAGTTTTACTGTAAcagttttcagtttttccatCTGTTGGTCGCACTCTgcacaacagcaaaaaaagtaAATGGAATAAGAAAGAATGTTTACCAGCCATCATTTCTTGGGGTTCAAACAATATTACACAGTAAATAAGAGTTGCACATAACTTTATGTTTCCACACTATTTAAAAATCTAATATAAATTATGGGTTTTTGAAAGCATTTCCATTTGTCTATGCTTTCTCTGACACTGACATACAAGTTGGCCTATACAGGTAGATTTGGAGGGGGttgtttaagaaaataaaactaagaTCTTGGAAATGCTGTCTAAAAATCCTCagagcttttcctttttaagtagtaaaaaaaccccaaccagatatatgtgtgtgtgtgtatatatatatggtttttttgtatatatatatatatatgtatatatataattaaaagCCTGTTGATACCAGCCTCGTCTGACAGCAGCTATACACTGCTTTTTTTGGGTATATGCTACCATCTTATTTCTATTATAAACCcaaattcttttcctttctagTTTAAGTACTAGCTATATGACcttcaaaaatataaaaggGCAAACCTATCATAATACTGCTAAATTATCCTCCCTAAACTATAATACAGAGAGATAAACAATCCACCTGTGCTGTCAAAAGAACTTTTAAATTACAGTAAAACCTGAAATCTTAACTAAAGTCTGGAATATTTGCTTAATTTAAGCGGATAGGGAAGGATGACTTTTCTGAACTAGATTCAACAAATACcatattttcaaatgaaaatatcaAATACCTGGGATACTagtttcccaattttttttaatcagttccTCCAATATTCCAATGACACTGCTCCAGATATGATCAAACACTTCCGAAGCCACAGCATCTTTGATACAGGCGTTGGGAGAAACAGGGGGAATGCCACGCTTACACCTCTTCTCAGAAAGACGCATTTTCTTTTGTTCCCAAATCTCATCCTCACTAATAAAGGAAACAAATTCAAAAGAATTCCAATGGGAATTGACTTTTCCCTCACCCCCTCCTTCAACAGAGAAACATCCATATGGAAAAAAGGAATTCCGCTGGAGAtaaccaaaaaattaaaactcaaATTCACCTAAGGGAAGAGAACCTATTAAATACATATACTGATTTCTCTTTCATTTGCTTTCCattgaaaaaattttaaatcccATTAGGGCATTACAACAGAAAGATCTACAGGTCtaggaaaaagttttaaatGTGGCACATAGTCATTTGAGACGAAATCCTATGCTTTTTACAATAACATAGGCACCAACATCTGTTGTATTTGTCAAGAGGACTCTCACATGAAAATTTCTTTCTCAGCATGCCTTGTGTACCTGCATGCATCTCCAATTTCCCACCATTGATCAAAGATGAAACAACTTTAAAGGATTTCTGCAGTATGACAAGAATAGTAGAGCCCATAGCCTTACACATCCCTTCTTCCTATACACTACAGTAAGAATAGttatgctttttaatttttttctgtttcttctgtttctaGGGAAACATGTTTTAGCTACATCTCCTAACTTGGTCTTCCAATACACCCTCTCAGGAAGAAAGGTTtaactttctttctttttttttatagcattgtgggtttttttaaggaatggggggttttgggttttttttgagatcAAAAAGATGCTTCCAAATTCCTAGTGGTTTCTACTACCTCCCTTTCTCTTCTCTGACACTTCTTCGCTTCTTCCTCAAGCCACGCTGCATAATTCTTAACTGTATGTGAGATGTGGCTGATTGGTCCAACTCACAAAATGACCAAGTTATTCTCCTGTCAGGCTTTATAACAGCTAATGTTTTAGTTATGGAGAACAAGGTATTTCAGAACTGAAGGAAACAAGAAGCATATGAAGGAgacaaaagagagaaacatACCTTCAGACAAGTCTCCCTCCCAAATTAAGTTTGCTTACTTATTAAAACAAAGAGAGAAAGCTACTGGGAGTATTCTTAAACCTAAACGCTTCCTAAAAAGGCAGCCATCCCAGCCTTCTCTTTCAAAAAGAGAACTCAAAGGGTCTCTGAAAGGTTCCTCAGGTTTTTAGAACAACCATGTCTTTGTTCTGAGTGTGCATAAGGCCTTAGCACATAAAGCTGTGCTTTGTGCCCAATGAGTCCTACCAAAGCTTTTCCCTTTTAGAGGCCTCTTAGAAAAAAGCACATGATGATCTTTCATCCACCCAGTAGCCTAGCTGCTGGAACATTCAGCTGGCTCGCAGGAAACCTAGGCTACACTTTCAAGAAGATGACTGAATGATATGTTGCTCACAAGAGTGCTCTAAATGCAGGCTGTAACCTGCAGCTTTCCTCACAAAGCTGTTATACTTTGCACAGAAAGAATTTAAGACTCATTAGGGCAGACAATGACAGCACAGTGTAATGACACTACACAACGTGATGCTCAAGGCACTCATTTGGGGAGAAAGGATGCCTTCATTCTACCCCatctcaaaattaaattttcattttattgaaTCTCCATGCATCAAATACCTCAAAATAACTAGTGGTTAAGACATTCCTCTGAAATGGGAGATGTGAGCTTTAAACCACTAGAAAGACAACATACCTAATCTTCCACATGCCCAGTGAGTGTTCTGACCACTGTGTTACTGAACACAGGGATAGAAGGAACTATATCTTACAGAAGAGAAACACCATTTAGGAACCCTGACCCCGTTCATTGATAATTTGTCACTACATTCTTCAAAAATACATATATCTGTTATTTACAGTTCCTTGTTGTCAAAGGCAAGATATTCCTCTATTTTTCCATCCTCATCGTAAATTTCTTCTTCCAGGAAGGAATACATGGCTGAGTCTGAAGCAGAAATCCTAGTAGAACTTGAATCCAATGATGTATGTATTGGAGATACTGTTGGCATCAGTTTAGAGCCTGAGATGCAGAGCCTGAAAAAATATCAAGGAAATCAGCATTAAGcattcaaagaaaggagaaagagcaTATTTAATTATACTGACATGTTTCAGTAATACAGAAGTAATATTTGTACGTGTTTCTGAAGAGGGaagaccaaaacaaaaacttaaAACATTAACATACTCTTTTGTATGACCAGTACATCCAAGGAGGCCAGGCACACACTTAGTATCTACATGGGCATCATTTCTGctctgaaaatgctgaaatcCTTCATCCTTTGGCACTAGGAGTTGCTTTCCTAGAACCCTGAATTAAAAGGAGAGAACAAGCAGTGTCCTAGATGGAAACCTTAGCCATATGCAAATATCCAGAATACAAGCACCTGCAAACAGTAGGCAATGCAAAAGCACAACAATCTGCTTTGAGGGGCCAGAGCTTTGTGTATTACCTTAATATTGCCTATTATTAAAGTCATTAAAGTTAAGCTGATTTACACAAGATGAGAACCTAGTTGAAAAATTTTAAGAGCAAATAGTAAAACTTGTTAGATTGTTCTAAAGCCAGACAAAAGTAAACAAACTTCCTTTCTTATGAAAAAACTCTGTAAGATACATTTAAAACTGGATGCAGAAGACAAATAACATCTGCTCTGACTCCACTTATCCAACTCCAGTATCCACCAATGTGAGTAAAAGTGCCGATCAAAACTGTTTACATGGAAAGTTAAGGCTACTGTTAAAGTTCAGAAAATGCACGAACTTCAACATGCATAATGTAGAGAGGAAGAGAGTAAAGGTGAGAGCAACTCTAATAAATATACACTAaattatataataaaataatttctggacaACTTTACTTGCAACCATTTTATTAATCAAAATAAAGGGCATCAGTTGCTAAAGCACCACTGCCCAGATTTACTGAGCAGCTATGGCACAACCCAGTCCCAAAGATACAGATTTGAATGCACAAGTGTTGCTGATGCCCAAACCATAAGAGGGtaccccaaaaattcaaatTAGAATGGTAACTGATTAGAACTACTACTAGCAAGAATTTCCTTACCTTACCTTACCTTCCTTACCTTATATGAGGAAATTGTTCAACCCAATCTGCACATTCTGCCTTCAGGTTCTCTGTTTGGGAGGtcacttttccttcaaagagCATTTCATCAATCTCCAAAAATAACTGATGCACTTTCTGTGTGTTGGCTTTATCAAATTCCTATATATTATAAAGTTAATAGCTGTTAGCAAATATGCACGCATACTAAAATTTCCATGATATTTATAGAACAGAACAACATGCATCAACTTGACTGAGCATGTCAGAATGCATGTTCAGACTATATATTTTGGACACAATTTATATaccacaatgaaaaaaaaaaaaaaaaccaaaaaaaaaaccaaccaacaaaaaaatccaaaataaaaagcccaaaaaaaattcccagataGCTGGCTGGAACAAGTTGATTTAGCAAAAAGGAACTACAAGACTGTAATTCTTTGACATTAACATATAACATACAGCTGCCTAGAATTAGTCcatatcaaaaataaaaaaaaggaaaaaaaaaaaaaggaaaaaaagaaaaaaaaagaaaaaaaaagaaaaaaaaaagagaaaaccagtCATAAGTTCTTTGGTTTGGACTCCCAGGTTGTTCCCTGTGCCAATGTGAAGCACACACACTGCATCTCTGGCACCCAGCCCTTTCAAGAAGtgctcttcttcttcttttctaaGTACAACAGCTAagagggtaaagagggagcaCCTTATGCCTGTGTGACCTAATCTAGGGCTTAGGATACAGCTGTCAGTGTGAGAAATGCCCTTCCATACTTCACTGAACCTACAAATCAGTGCAACTGAAGACTAAGTTACCACAGAGGCAAATGAAAATAGTAGAGAAATGTCTGGTTTTATCCAGTGATATGGAGACAAGCACTTGGCTGAGGGTTCCTCAGCTGGGCACGGTTTGTAACGACATTTGGCACTTACATTAGATACTTTGATACACTAAAAAAACTGATACACTAAAAATGAGGCCCAAATCATGCTTGTTTACTTCCAGCTGAATGCCTCAAAGCACTTCAGGGTACAGGAGGAATCACACTGAAAAAGAATGAGACAATAACTCTCACACAGGTTACTGTAATATCCAGAGTCAGGCTTTCTCCTGAAGGGCTGGCAGCGACAGATGGGGTCAGTACCCTAAAGATTAGGGCATTATGCAAAAAGAATGGCATAACTACCACTACCAGCCACAGAAGCCTTTCTGAAATGAAACTGGCAGCAACTGCAACACTTTTGGATATATTTAACACTTCCAGCCTGCACCAGGTACACTTCAGAGGTCTGCCTTTGTAATAGTAGGACTTCTCTCTGCATCATTTACAAAAAATAACTGAGTTAATGTAAGAGCTTAATATTTACCAAAACTGGGAAATTTACATGCATGTTTATGAATGTACTTCATAACTGAAAACATTGAGAACAGTTCCATTTAGACATTGCCTGCAAAATGCGGTGTTTGAAAAGACATGTTTTATCATTCACTTGGACTCAGAAACCTAAGCCTATCTTCTTCAGTAAAACAGCTTTGTTTTCCCCAGACTTCATCATTTatcattttattccattttcctttGTTACACATTAGCTGCACCAATACCAACGTGCAACcagaactattttttaaatattcaattAACACACTTATTCATGAGGCTATTATGGATGAGGCACTGCATGTCCAACATcagtaaaaaattaatattttctaaaatatttaggGAAAGGGGTACTGTAAAAGTTTCTGTGACATACATCATCCCTCCAGGAGTAAACCGAACTTCTTTCAGTAGACAAACTAGTAGTGTAGCTGTTTATTCCAGACCAAGAATTATTCAACTCCGTGGGTGTTGTACAACCACTAGGTGAAAGCGATGAAAGTGTCTCACTGAAAAGAAGacaaattaaaatgaagaacacaattattttctgttaaatAGAGCAACTAATCAAGTCATTGGTGCAAGCAGATATTTTAAAGTAGAGTGAATACATGCTCCTATTAGTACTATTTACTGCCTTAAAGGCAATTCCTTCAACGCTATTAAGTTTTTGCATGCATATACACCATTGCAACTGTATGGCACTCTAAAATATGCATATAAATGTGTGTATGTATTTGACTATAATTATATGCATGTATCTATATTTCCAGCTCGAacaattattttggtttttccaCATCAGCTAGTGATCACATGAAAAACAGATGAAAGACAATATAAGCTTTCTTTAACACTTTCACTTAGAAGCTACCACAAGAAAACTTTCGCAAAACTAAACACAAGACCTCTGCAGATGTTTCAAATAGCACTGAGTTACATGTCTCTATGCAGCATTTTTTATGTTGCTAAATCTGGTGCACTTTAAAATTTGAGCCACAGCAACTCAAGCCCCCAAAGTTCTAGCTGGTCCCTGCCAGCTACCACCCACCCCAGGATGCAGGGAAAGCAGTGGTAATTGGATGTGCAGGCAAATCCTAACCACTGTCATCTGGAATAAAATTTCTTGAAAGTTAACTAACCTGCAACGTTGGTGAGAATGATTTCAATTTAATCATGAAGTCTGATTTCCCTTACAGACCTAATCAGTACCCTCTGCTATGATGTTAAAATACTTAAATCCATATCACAAACCAGGAATAAAGTTCAAACCCTTTAAACAGAAAGTTAGGTCAATTTGTATCCTGCATTATATTGTGCAATTGTTATTATCCATGAGAATTACTGGAAGAATGATTAGTGAAAATTAACTCCAATCTGGAAATATCTAAGTCAGAAGTGAGTTAATTAAGTATTATTTCAGAAGTACATGTTTACCAGGTATAACTGTCAATGGCTTCTTGAACATTTCTTGCAAATACTGATGGAAGAGATACTCCACTTTTTCCAGAGAGACACGGATTTGGAGAACCTCTGGAAAGTCCCTTCCTATAAACACAGAAACATAACATtccataattttaaataaagttaATTCACATCTCCactgggagggggggtgaggagggcaggggaaaggagaaggggaggaagaCAACTACTCTGTtgaatttttcaatttttcagtCCTATCCATCAATACAAACATTTGCTTAAAACAGac from Anomalospiza imberbis isolate Cuckoo-Finch-1a 21T00152 chromosome 4, ASM3175350v1, whole genome shotgun sequence includes:
- the FAM149A gene encoding protein FAM149A isoform X4, which gives rise to MRGARGAGPPGGGGRGLLVLGKGLSRGSPNPCLSGKSGVSLPSVFARNVQEAIDSYTCETLSSLSPSGCTTPTELNNSWSGINSYTTSLSTERSSVYSWRDDEFDKANTQKVHQLFLEIDEMLFEGKVTSQTENLKAECADWVEQFPHIRVLGKQLLVPKDEGFQHFQSRNDAHVDTKCVPGLLGCTGHTKELCISGSKLMPTVSPIHTSLDSSSTRISASDSAMYSFLEEEIYDEDGKIEEYLAFDNKELEDEIWEQKKMRLSEKRCKRGIPPVSPNACIKDAVASEVFDHIWSSVIGILEELIKKNWETSIPECDQQMEKLKTVTVKLPHLPVIHITADTGTIPLSRGSEAQSVSFGAHSVSSQIYRSSSNFCSDLSGVMTIQAKPLQQRHAATAEKTQNEQEGKQHNNASSTPNSAHARLGRISDNSVLSSSLALLASSRKVPRLPSLTSDQPCSEVPNMYNDEILKGTKLAGSSLSSARVPATRNKLPPISSEPVEQHISVPRMQQSPRQERYAYSRVSSAVAGRTEQQPLRERTVTVDQFSRPNTTHTFKRDTPQKKSLTPVDFANHRRTGQGFLITGSQNYSRSFQRNPPTSKKRFQVAS
- the FAM149A gene encoding protein FAM149A isoform X3, with the protein product MRGARGAGPPGGGGRGLLVLGKGLSRGSPNPCLSGKSGVSLPSVFARNVQEAIDSYTCETLSSLSPSGCTTPTELNNSWSGINSYTTSLSTERSSVYSWRDDEFDKANTQKVHQLFLEIDEMLFEGKVTSQTENLKAECADWVEQFPHIRVLGKQLLVPKDEGFQHFQSRNDAHVDTKCVPGLLGCTGHTKELCISGSKLMPTVSPIHTSLDSSSTRISASDSAMYSFLEEEIYDEDGKIEEYLAFDNKELEDEIWEQKKMRLSEKRCKRGIPPVSPNACIKDAVASEVFDHIWSSVIGILEELIKKNWETSIPECDQQMEKLKTVTVKLPHLPVIHITADTGTIPLSRGSEAQSVSFGAHSVSSQIYRSSSNFCSDLSGVMTIQAKPLQQRHAATAEKTQNEQEGKQHNNASSTPNSAHARLGRISDNSVLSSSLALLASSRKVPRLPSLTSDQPCSEVPNMYNDEILKGTKLAGSSLSSARVPATRNKLPPISSEPVEQHISVPRMQQSPRQERYAYSRVSSAVAGRTEQQPLRERTVTVDQFSRPNTTHTFKVRYSRDTPQKKSLTPVDFANHRRTGQGFLITGSQNYSRSFQRNPPTSKKRFQVAS
- the FAM149A gene encoding protein FAM149A isoform X1, with translation MKVAALGAGALLSRLRRSPPAPSPRPPSGAAGRGGRAPCPAPSETDKEPGRRAAAKGLLITLPDIGEEAAAEGDEAAGSPRLPTKGLSRGSPNPCLSGKSGVSLPSVFARNVQEAIDSYTCETLSSLSPSGCTTPTELNNSWSGINSYTTSLSTERSSVYSWRDDEFDKANTQKVHQLFLEIDEMLFEGKVTSQTENLKAECADWVEQFPHIRVLGKQLLVPKDEGFQHFQSRNDAHVDTKCVPGLLGCTGHTKELCISGSKLMPTVSPIHTSLDSSSTRISASDSAMYSFLEEEIYDEDGKIEEYLAFDNKELEDEIWEQKKMRLSEKRCKRGIPPVSPNACIKDAVASEVFDHIWSSVIGILEELIKKNWETSIPECDQQMEKLKTVTVKLPHLPVIHITADTGTIPLSRGSEAQSVSFGAHSVSSQIYRSSSNFCSDLSGVMTIQAKPLQQRHAATAEKTQNEQEGKQHNNASSTPNSAHARLGRISDNSVLSSSLALLASSRKVPRLPSLTSDQPCSEVPNMYNDEILKGTKLAGSSLSSARVPATRNKLPPISSEPVEQHISVPRMQQSPRQERYAYSRVSSAVAGRTEQQPLRERTVTVDQFSRPNTTHTFKVRYSRDTPQKKSLTPVDFANHRRTGQGFLITGSQNYSRSFQRNPPTSKKRFQVAS